The bacterium genome contains the following window.
GAAGTACGCGACGTTGTTGTCCTCGCGCGACTCCGCGACGTTGTCCCCAGCGTCCACCACGGCTCCGAGGCAGTACACCCCGGGCTCGGTGCGGAGGGGGATGTGCGTCGGGAGCCTGTACACGATCTGTGCCCCGGGGGCCAGGGTGTCCGTGTTGCTGATTCGCCCCCCGAGCATCAGCATGTCCTCAACGAAGTCATCCCTGGTGAGGCCCTGGTAGACGGGTTGCGTGGCCCACTCCACGGGAATGACGCTGTCTCGAGACAGGACGATGTCCACCATGTACGCCTGGCTGGGACTGCCCGCCTTGGTCCCCGGCGCCGGCGCGGTACCCTTGTTGGAGACCGTGATCGTCAGGCCAATGTCGGCGCCCTGCACGGCACGCTCTGGGCCGGTGATGCTCACTTGCAGGTCCGGGGCGCGCGGCAGAAGGAAGCCGGGCAGCTTCAACACCCGGATTGGGAGCTTGGGTATCTGCTGGCGTGGGGCCTGTAGCTGCGCGAGTGCTCCAGCCTCCGACAGCAGGACCAGCCCCACGATCATCGCCCCCGCGACTGCGTGCGAGAATGACCCGCGTATGCATGTGATGCGTGGCATCTTGCCTCACCTCTCACCTCTGGGCCATGTTGACCCATACTGAGCGCCGTGCGAGAGGGGGTGGCCGTCAAGCCATCCCGTTTTCTACAAGTTCGGGATGGGCCTGACAGTGGCCTGTGACGTTGAACAAAAACAGAGCATGTTCTGCGCTCGTTCCAGCTTGCCGTTCTGTCGCACGACGTCGCCGCCTATCCGGGCGTCACCGGACTCACGTCAGCGAGCGCAGCCTCGCTCCCGTCCAGGCTGCGGCGAGGGTGAGCACGACCGTAAGGCCCACATTGAGCAGGGCGCAGCGCACATGCCCGCCGGTCGCCATGGCGGTCGTGTCCCACGAGAAGGCGGAGAACGTCGTGAAGCCCCCGAGGAAGCCCACGACGAGCACATGACGCCAATGGGCGGGCAGCGTCGTGCCCCCGGCCAGCCAGCCGATCACGAGTGCCCCCACGACGTTGACGATGAGCGTCCCGACCGGCACCTGCGTGCCAGGCAGGCAGCGGGGCGCGAACAGCCCCACCAGGTAGCGACAGCTCGACCCGAACGCGCCGCCGAAGGCGACGAAGAGCAACTGGCGCACAGCAACTCCTCCAGATCCGGACACAAACGAAGACTCCTGCCCGGTCGGTCAGATGGGGCAGGAGTCATCAATCCACAGTCGGATGGTTTCGGACTACTCCGTGGCGAACTCCATCGCCTTGTCAGTCACATGCCGTTCGCGGACCCCGAATCCCGGTTCCCGCATCCCGGCCGTCAGAACTCGTTCCGCACCTTCACCGGCTGGCCGGTCTTGCTGCTCTCGATGGCGGCCCAGCCAGTCGCGACGGTCTTCGCGCCGTCCACGCCGTCAATCAGCGGCGTGGTGTCGTTGATGACGCAGTCCACGAAGTGCCCGATCTCGCTCGCGATGGCCTTGGCCATCGTCTCCTTGGGCAGCGTCAGCCAGCGGTTGCGGTCGACGGTGCGCAGGCACAGCTTGTACTCGGGGCTGGTGTTATCGCCCTGGACGGTGCCCTTGGAGCCCCACACCTGGCAGTCAATGTTGTAGGGCCGCTGGCAGCCGTCCGAGGCCATGATGCGGCCGACCGCGCCAGACTTGAACTTCACGTTCAGGTTCCAGTGGTCGTCGTACTGCTGCACCGGAATGTTGTAGTGGTTGGAGTAGCAGGAGACCTCCTCGACATCGCCGCCGAGCCAGCGCGCCAGGTCAATGGCGTGGCACCCGCCGCCGATGAGGAAGTGCCGCTTCTCCGGGTCGAAGCGCCAGCCGTCGAAGCCGGGGATCTGCTCGTAGTTGTGGATGTACGAAGTCTCGATGTGGAAGACCTCGCCCAGCGTCCCCTCGTCAATCCACCGCTTGCAGTCCTGGAAGAACTTGTAGAAGCGGCAGACGTGGGCGACCATGAGCTTCCTGTTGGCCTTCCGCGCGGCCGCGACCATCTGCGCGCACTCGTCCACGGTGCGGGCCATGGGCTTTTCCACCAGCACATGCTTGCCGGCCTCGAATGCCGCGAGGGTCTGTTCGAGGTGGAAATGGTCGGGGGTTGTGATCGAGACGATGTCCACGTCGGGGCAGGCGAGCACTTCCTCATAGTTGGTGGTCGCCAGCGGCACCGGGAACTCGCCCTTGACGCGGTCCACCTCCGCCTGGTTGGTGTCGCACACCGCGACGAGCCGGGCCTTGGGATGCTCATTGGCCTGCTTGAAGTGCCCGTAGCCCATGTGCAGGCCGATGACGGCGATGCCTAGTTTGTCCATGTCAGTCTGCCTTTCAGTCTGTCCGCCAAACTCGCTCCAGCCGCGTCACACCCTCGACCCGCGAGAGCTTCCTGTCGAATGAGTACAGTCGGCCTTCCGTCTCGTCAAGGGCCGCGGCACACGCACAGGCGTCGCCGAAGTGCGCGACCGTCGTGCCGAGGAGAGCCAGGGCCCTCAGGTAGTGAGCCTTGTTGGGCACCAGGAAGCCGGGGGAGCTTAGTATGTCAATCAGTCCGCCGGCGACTTCCTCCCTTGGCATCTCGTACGTCTTGGTAAGCACGAACACAACCTCGGAGAGAATCACCGGGTCACACAGAACACGTACCTTCCCGGCATCAACCGCGACGAGGATTGCCTCCGCCAACGCATACAGGCGCTCGTCGTTGCGCAGGATGTAGCGGATGATCACATTCGCGTCAATAGCGGCAACCGGTACGGGCTCACTCACTCATGACCTCCTCCGCTACGGCACGCTCCATGGTCTCACGTTCCTTCTCCCACGTCATCCCGGGCCTGGCGTACTTCTGGAACATGCCACCGAGCTCAGACAGCTTCCTGACGCGGCGCAAGAGGAGGCCCTCCTCGCGGTCCTCAACCTCCAGTACGGCCCCGGCGAGGAGACCATGCTTCCGCCGCATCTCAATCGGTAGTGTTACCTGGCCCTTTTCCGAGACCTTGACGGTAGTCATACCCACCACCTCGATGACTACATTATAGCGTGGATCATGCCGGGAGGCAACGGTCACCGAGGTGCCGGCGCATGGCGGCGGGGATGGCGCGATGTGGCCGGTTGAGGAGACGGTGATGGTGGCCATGTTTGGCCGGCCCAGTGCAGGTGAAGGGGAGCGCGAGTCGCATCACCGACGCCTCGTCCTTGCAGATCCAAGGTCGTTCTCAGATCTCAACGTCAACTCACTCTGGAAGGCAACTTGGTTGGGTAGCACAGAGGGGTAAGGAACCTGATACCAATGCTGGTACTCGCTGAAGAGCCGGTACCACGCACTGCGATACGTGGTCGCCAGTCCATCTCGTTGGTTCCCAAATGCCCGCAGCCGCCTACGCCACTGGCGCGCTGCTTGGCGCCAGCCAGCCGTTGCATCGCGCATGGCGCGCCTCTCGTCTGGCATCAACCGGGCGTACATCGTCGCGAAGACCATCCAGGATAGAGCGACGATTGGGATCGGCCCGAAGTCTGGGTCGAACATGGCCCACACGGCGAGAACGCTCAGCAGGCCAGTGAGAGCGGCCAGTGACCACGGGGGCAACTCCAGACCAAGCGACAGCGACGCCGCCGAGACTACCCAGGACATAACCGCGAGCACGACCAAGCAGGCGAGTGTGCCGATAGCGACGCGGGACGGCAACAGACGTTCTGTGATCTCTCTACGGCATGCGGCCGCCCGCTTGGCGTACATCTCTGTCGCGCGTCTGAGCTCATGGCCATGTTCTTGGCAAGCGCGGCCATCCGGAGCCGACGCCATGGCTGCACGGAGGTCGCGAAACGCTGCGTCATAGTCTCGGACTAGGGGCGAAGGATCCACTGGCGCTGATAGCGGCGCGAACACACTCCGCGCGGCGTACTCCGCGTAGCCAGCCATCGACCACATGATCTCGCTGCCGCCGTGGCCGCGCCAGGGCATCGTGGTCACCGCCTGGTGAACGACGGTTGGGCACCAGTGCGGCTGGGCCTCAATGTGGTTGGTTGGTATCCCGTGTGCGGTGGCATTCGCACACCGCGCCTCGAGCGGACCATGTTGCGGGTCGTCGCGCGTCGGAATGGCACAGTCTAGCAGGTAGTGCAAGCCCACACCGCAGTCGTAACCCGTCATGTAGGACTCGCCGCTCAGACAACGCCGACGGCCCGATCGGAACCAGTCTGTCACCATTCCTGCGTACGCAGGCGCTCCATGATGCTTCGATGGGAACGTGTAGTGGCGCGCTGCGTTGCCGGGGTCGGGAGCGATGGAGCCCTCGACCAGACCACGAGTTGCTTCTGCTGACAGGAGCAGCCGCACCGCGATTGCTTCGGCGACAGCCTGATGTGTGGTTGTCTTCACACTACGCGCCCCCCACCGGTCCCTTTCCCTGGCAGGCAGTGTACAGTACGGCGAACACCGGTAACGGCGCTGCTGGTCTCTCGGCTACCGCAGGCGGGCCGGCTGGAAGCCGGCGCTCCTACGGCCCGGCCCGCCGTTGCCCTCAAGTCCCGGCTACCTCCCCGCCGCCAACGCCCTCGCCGCGATGATGGGAAATGCCACCGGCACACGCAGCGGTAGGGCCGGGTCGCCCAGCTTCCTGCCGGTCCATGTCTCATAGCCCTGGTGCGGGTAGCACAGGCCGTTGTCCCCGCGGTAACCGCCCGTCTCGAGTGGTCCGAACGTCCCCTTGGGCCCGGGCTGCCGGTACTGCCACACTACCGTGCCGAACTGGAGCGTGAAGTCCTCCGTCGGGGCGGTCGGGGTGCTGGCCGACTGGTAGGCTGTGATGTGGTTCCTGAAGAAGGTCGCCAGGAAGTAGTCACCTGCAGGTGCGCCGGGGCCGGTCTTCCGCACCGCCAGGCACGCCCACTTGACGTACAGGCCGCTGGCGGTAGCGTGGCGCAGCGCGCTGGAGGCCGCATCCACGCGCCGGATGATGCGCATCCTGTTCGTGGGCTGGACGCTCCCGTCGAGTTCGTTCGTGGCCAACGGCACGTCGAAGGTTGTGCAATCAAGCCAGGCACGATGGTCCGCGTCGGTACTGACCCCGCTGATCCCCTCCAGGCGCAGGTACACCTGGCACGCGGTACAGCCCTGGCTGGCGGCGCCAACGAAGCCAGCCAGCACGAACACGAGCAGGAAGAGCCGAGACGTTCTCATCGAACCCGCCTCCGTGGACAGCAGCGTTGCCTACATCGCGGTTGAACGGCGGGCCGGCTGATAGCCAGCCCCTCCAACGACCCCGGCACCGGCCCGCCGTTGCTGTCAACTCCCAACTCCCAACTACTTCGCGTAGAACCGTCCGACCTTCAGGATCGCCTTCGCGATGTCCCGCATGTCCTCGGCGCTGTACGTCGGGTGCGGCGGGACGAAGAAGGTCTTCGGCTCGACGTCCGCGGCGTTGGCGCAGAAGACATCCTCGTAGTGCGTCGCCTCGGGGCGAGCGTTCGGGTCGTCGAACGGGTAGTTGAACGGGCCCATGCCGTTGCGCTGCTGGAAGACGTTCTCCTTGTAGCACTGGGGCCACAGCACCGGACCGGCCGGAATGCCCTCCGCCGCCAGCGCGTGGAAGAAGTGCTTGCCGTCCGTGTTGATCTGGTCCATGTCCAGCACGATCGGGTAGAGCCAGTAGGCGTTCTGCCGGTACTCATTGTTGATCGGCAGGGCCGCGATCCAGGGCTCGTCCTTGAGCGCCTCGTCCAGTATCGCCGCGTTGCGCTTGCGGTTGGGGAGGTTCCAGGTGTCGAAGATCCTCAGGCATTCCAGGCCGATGGCCGACTGCATCTCGGTCATCCGGTAGTTGAAGCCGATGGAGTTGTGGATGTACGGGAGCTTGGCCTCCAACTCCAGCAGGCGGAGCCGCTCGCGGACATCGTAGCCGTGGTCGCGGAAGGACCGCATGGTCCAGATGGCGTCCTCGTCATTGGTGACGACTGCGCCGCCCTCGCCGCCGGTGGTGAAGTGCTTGCTCTGGCAGAAGCTGAAGGCGCCGAAGTGGCCGATGGTGCCGGCCTTCTGGTCGCGGATCTGGCCACCGTGGGCCTGCGCGCAGTCCTCGATGACCTTCAGATTGTGCTTGGCGGCGATGGCCATGATGGCGTCCATGTCGCACATGCAGCCATACAGGTGCACGGCCACGATCGCCTTGGTCTTCGGGCTGATCTTCTCCTCAATGCTGTGGGGGTCAATCGTATGCCCGTTCTTCTCGACATCGGCGAAGACGGGGATGGCCCCAGCCTGCAGGACGCAGAAGCAGGAGGCGATGAAGCTGTAGCTGGTGGTGATGACTTCGTCGCCCGGCCCCACGCCGGCGCCGGCGAGGGCGGTGTGCAGGGCACTGGTGCCGTTGCTGGTGGAGACGCCGAACTTCGCGCCGGCCCAATCGGCGAAGGCCTGCTCGAACTTCATGCCAATCTCGCCGGTCCAGTAGTTGACCTTCCCGGTCTTCAGCGGCTCTACGGCCGCGTCAATCATCTCGGGTTGGAAGTACGGCCACGGCGGGAAGCTCTCGGTGCGAACGGGAACGCCGCCCTCGATTGCGGGCTTGTCGGACATGGTTGCTCGCCTCCTGGGGAACTCGATCCTGGGGGATAGGGGTTACGAACAGAGAACGGGAGCACAGTGTAGGAACGGTCACCGACCGCGGCTGTCTCTGGCCGTGGTGGGTGACCGCTCCTGCGTCCAATTCCCGATCCCAAATCCCCAGGATCACATTTTCTGCTATTATAGCAGTATCATTTGCGGGAGTCCAAGCTTGCCCTCACGGGTCCATCTGGTATCATGCGCCGACTATGAGCGGGCGGCGGTGCGGGCGGCGGTCAGGCAGTGCTGGCA
Protein-coding sequences here:
- the crcB gene encoding fluoride efflux transporter CrcB — translated: MRQLLFVAFGGAFGSSCRYLVGLFAPRCLPGTQVPVGTLIVNVVGALVIGWLAGGTTLPAHWRHVLVVGFLGGFTTFSAFSWDTTAMATGGHVRCALLNVGLTVVLTLAAAWTGARLRSLT
- a CDS encoding Gfo/Idh/MocA family oxidoreductase — protein: MDKLGIAVIGLHMGYGHFKQANEHPKARLVAVCDTNQAEVDRVKGEFPVPLATTNYEEVLACPDVDIVSITTPDHFHLEQTLAAFEAGKHVLVEKPMARTVDECAQMVAAARKANRKLMVAHVCRFYKFFQDCKRWIDEGTLGEVFHIETSYIHNYEQIPGFDGWRFDPEKRHFLIGGGCHAIDLARWLGGDVEEVSCYSNHYNIPVQQYDDHWNLNVKFKSGAVGRIMASDGCQRPYNIDCQVWGSKGTVQGDNTSPEYKLCLRTVDRNRWLTLPKETMAKAIASEIGHFVDCVINDTTPLIDGVDGAKTVATGWAAIESSKTGQPVKVRNEF
- a CDS encoding PIN domain-containing protein; protein product: MSEPVPVAAIDANVIIRYILRNDERLYALAEAILVAVDAGKVRVLCDPVILSEVVFVLTKTYEMPREEVAGGLIDILSSPGFLVPNKAHYLRALALLGTTVAHFGDACACAAALDETEGRLYSFDRKLSRVEGVTRLERVWRTD
- a CDS encoding AbrB/MazE/SpoVT family DNA-binding domain-containing protein, which produces MATITVSSTGHIAPSPPPCAGTSVTVASRHDPRYNVVIEVVGMTTVKVSEKGQVTLPIEMRRKHGLLAGAVLEVEDREEGLLLRRVRKLSELGGMFQKYARPGMTWEKERETMERAVAEEVMSE
- a CDS encoding type VI secretion system tube protein Hcp — encoded protein: MRTSRLFLLVFVLAGFVGAASQGCTACQVYLRLEGISGVSTDADHRAWLDCTTFDVPLATNELDGSVQPTNRMRIIRRVDAASSALRHATASGLYVKWACLAVRKTGPGAPAGDYFLATFFRNHITAYQSASTPTAPTEDFTLQFGTVVWQYRQPGPKGTFGPLETGGYRGDNGLCYPHQGYETWTGRKLGDPALPLRVPVAFPIIAARALAAGR
- a CDS encoding DegT/DnrJ/EryC1/StrS family aminotransferase, with product MSDKPAIEGGVPVRTESFPPWPYFQPEMIDAAVEPLKTGKVNYWTGEIGMKFEQAFADWAGAKFGVSTSNGTSALHTALAGAGVGPGDEVITTSYSFIASCFCVLQAGAIPVFADVEKNGHTIDPHSIEEKISPKTKAIVAVHLYGCMCDMDAIMAIAAKHNLKVIEDCAQAHGGQIRDQKAGTIGHFGAFSFCQSKHFTTGGEGGAVVTNDEDAIWTMRSFRDHGYDVRERLRLLELEAKLPYIHNSIGFNYRMTEMQSAIGLECLRIFDTWNLPNRKRNAAILDEALKDEPWIAALPINNEYRQNAYWLYPIVLDMDQINTDGKHFFHALAAEGIPAGPVLWPQCYKENVFQQRNGMGPFNYPFDDPNARPEATHYEDVFCANAADVEPKTFFVPPHPTYSAEDMRDIAKAILKVGRFYAK